One segment of Gasterosteus aculeatus chromosome 3, fGasAcu3.hap1.1, whole genome shotgun sequence DNA contains the following:
- the LOC120816407 gene encoding peptidyl-prolyl cis-trans isomerase FKBP1A — protein sequence MGVEVETIRPGDGKSYPKKGQKVSVHYVGTLTNGNKFDSSRDRGQAFKFKLGHEQVIRAWDEGVAKMSIGEVARLTCSPDYAYGPAGHPPVIPGNSTLIFEVELLGFS from the exons ATGGGCGTAGAAGTCGAAACCATTAGACCAGGAGACG GAAAGTCCTACCCGAAGAAGGGACAGAAGGTCTCCGTGCACTACGTTG GCACGCTGACGAATGGAAATAAGTTTGACTCCTCCAGGGATCGCGGACAGGCCTTCAAATTCAAACTTGGCCACGAGCAAGTCATCCGTGCTTGGGATGAGGGTGTGGCGAAG ATGAGCATCGGCGAGGTGGCCAGGTTGACCTGCTCGCCGGACTACGCGTACGGCCCCGCAGGACACCCACCCGTCATTCCAGGAAATTCCACTCTCATCTTTGAAGTGGAGCTGCTGGGTTTCTCTTGA
- the LOC120816341 gene encoding apical endosomal glycoprotein: MDCTFEGGLCNWVQEVSDDLNWILSSGLMGDQPWDGPQDDHTVGNYRGFFLLLNGSGSKDGERAAVSVPAVDLTSNICVGFWFYMLGPSVSALDLLVETSSSELLVWTRRGTQSPEWINAQVTVNMSDITRVTFAGHRNRNSRGFIAVDDIRVKEGPCSDQHVCGFDSGWCGFENVVDRKGRWGRERGFEQQVDHTYGTENGFYMTVMTSDSTQIEVAELLTPNFPSATEICVRFWYWIPEGSSNTLGVHVLFSGEVHEELWQRSGAATSNWELAEVTVSSPGNFHVVFKALHVPGSNSTVKLDDISVRDRTCRPPGSCDFESGQCAWVNIPKEDGHAWVLASGGFQGPPTDHTTQTAEGRFLLSSSMHQNHSSKAQVMSEWIHLRDVTSCVALWYHTDGSDSGTLKVYMRSGPSQDHLVFNSNSSASGWTRFSHTVQMMKPFQLLIEAESNSKGFIAVDDVIVAPGPCQVNETDLGFVGCSFENGTCGWDDRSSGQCQWTRGRNATGNTGPSVDNTLSTELGWYLAVAPKRGDDVSLAAVHSPPMRQASATCTLHFHYSMNGEDGEMLNVLLNEGSRTTALWWLSGNHGDSWHPAEVTVGRIPQDFTVLFEACRSFNRPGHVAIDDIHFTNCTLPEPEPSCPPNTFVCNNSVCVEHSRVCDFSDDCGDWSDERNCERQGVVERCSFEQGLCFWEKNEVDTAAVGWTHHRGQEAWPKHGPPRDHTYNSDAGHYAVPGNLIENSETSETLSKTLLPSYNCTVRFFYFGLDDVTARLTARSRTLRSGSGDALLWCWENSQSFSWRRAEVTFSSSVNSKIVFRYERGDGLGGLVALDDVSFSRECLFDPDNNKLPDPSTTSAPPTSATAPCQDGEFLCWRSPDKVCIPAALRCDYHPDCPQAEDEDGCGGCTFERDQCEWTDTSDGHGRWQRQRASNDTEPPTDHTAGTGYYMRVNLSRESTQTKARLQSPPLAPSSLYCQILFHFHISEASSGSLRVLMQQADGSEAILWTRSHNTGADWTPERVPVGRHQQPYQVWFSALNAAAVDDISFINCEISYPPPALAAGGCSFEDGLCVWVQGAEDELDWLSNSGPTETPNTGPAGDHTTGKGKYIYIKSSRPSVKGNVAQLKSTLLPPAGDQGYCFTFWYHMFGATAGSLRMLLLTAEPLKKTLVWQNSGNQGDEWLRVQSHVTLQNVHQVILEATVGGEAGDIAIDDISLVGGPCPASDACDFEEGSCGWQQGTTDDFDWVRMSGSTHNPNTGPESDHTTNTPAGHYYCLPSSAADGAGQTAKMSSPLYPAGKGACLQLWYHMYGRGTGLLNVYQQSEEGKRALIFSQTGDQGRLWRFAQASLLPRVQPYRIVVEGVKAGPTQEGDMAFDDVQLTDTQCPPPGHCDFESNWCSWSNLGGGVDQGDWLRGRGASPNPNTGPSVDHTTNSTHGFYLYVDSSVGEWGDLSFLVSEVFQPSPRGHCLTFWYHMYGSHVGTLRVYINDRKTHAGDNEEGILKWIETGNRGDEWQEASVTVKHSEAFWFVFVYQRGMNTGGDVSLDDITILPGGCYSEPPIDPPEDNSDTLSVGMAVGLTLLAGLFISVFLFVLNRNLSKMEHPTIITSDAREDNSALDLVAGRIDGTQGGTESHLSFFNRLYNPSPAVTDTTVAPSDA; the protein is encoded by the exons ATGGACTGCACCTTCGAAGGAG GTCTATGCAACTGGGTTCAGGAGGTCAGTGATGATTTGAACTGGATTCTCAGCAGTGGACTTATGGGGGACCAGCCATGGGATGGACCTCAGGATGATCACACTGTTGGGAACTATCGAG GTTTTTTCTTACTGTTGAACGGATCTGGATCTAAGGACGGGGAGAGAGCAGCCGTCTCCGTCCCCGCCGTCGACCTGACGTCAAACATCTGTGTGGGTTTCTGGTTCTACATGCTCGGGCCGTCGGTGTCCGCTCTGGACCTGTTGGTCGAGACG AGCTCCTCTGAGCTGTTAGTGTGGACCCGTCGGGGGACTCAGAGTCCGGAGTGGATCAACGCTCAAGTCACCGTCAACATGAGCGATATCACACGG GTGACGTTCGCCGGCCACAGGAACAGAAACAGTCGAGGATTCATCGCCGTGGATGACATTCGAGTGAAGGAGGGGCCCTGCAGTGATCAGC ACGTGTGTGGGTTCGATTCCGGCTGGTGTGGCTTTGAGAACGTTGTGGACCGCAAGGGTCGCTGGGGTCGCGAAAGAGGCTTCGAACAGCAGGTGGATCACACGTACGGAACTGAAAATG GTTTCTACATGACTGTGATGACATCGGACTCCACACAGATTGAAGTAGCTGAGCTCCTAACACCCAATTTCCCCTCGGCTACGGAGATATGTGTGCGCTTCTG GTACTGGATACCTGAAGGGTCCTCTAACACCCTTGGCGTGCATGTGCTGTTCAGCGGGGAGGTGCACGAAGAACTTTGGCAACGATCCGGAGCGGCCACTTCAAACTGGGAGTTAGCAGAGGTCACTGTGTCCTCGCCTGGAAACTTCCAT GTCGTGTTTAAAGCACTCCATGTGCCAGGTAGCAACTCTACGGTGAAATTGGATGATATTTCCGTGAGGGACAGGACCTGCAGGCCTCCAGGCAGCTGTGACTTTGAGTCTGGACAGTGTGCTTGGGTCAATATCCCCAAAGAAGATGGACATGCCTGGGTGCTGGCCAGTGGAGGCTTCCAGGGTCCACCGACAGACCACACCACTCAGACCGCAGAGG GCCGGTTCTTGTTGAGCTCATCAATGCACCAGAACCACAGCAGCAAAGCGCAGGTGATGTCCGAATGGATCCACCTGAGAGACGTCACCTCCTGCGTCGCCTTGTGGTACCATACGGACGGCAG CGACTCTGGGACGTTGAAGGTGTACATGCGTTCAGGGCCGTCGCAGGACCACCTGGTGTTCAACAGTAACAGCAGCGCGAGCGGCTGGACCAGGTTCTCTCACACGGTGCAGATGATGAAACCTTTCCAG CTGCTGATCGAAGCGGAGAGCAACAGCAAAGGATTTATTGCCGTAGACGACGTCATCGTGGCACCGGGCCCTTGTCAAG TGAATGAAACGGATTTGGGATTTGTGGGTTGCTCATTTGAAAACGGAACCTGTGGCTGGGACGACCGCAGTTCGGGCCAGTGTCAGTGGACGAGGGGCAGAAATGCCACTGGGAACACTGGACCCTCCGTGGACAACACATTGAGCACTGAACTGG GTTGGTACTTGGCTGTGGCGCCTAAACGAGGAGATGATGTGAGTCTTGCTGCCGTGCACAGTCCCCCCATGAGACAGGCCAGCGCCACCTGCACGCTGCACTTCCACTACAGCATGAATGGAGAGG ACGGAGAGATGCTGAATGTGCTTCTCAACGAGGGCTCGAGGACCACTGCACTGTGGTGGCTATCCGGTAACCATGGAGACTCGTGGCACCCCGCTGAGGTAACGGTTGGTCGAATTCCCCAGGACTTCACCGTGCTGTTTGAAGCCTGCAGGTCCTTCAACAGGCCTGGACACGTCGCCATCGACGACATCCACTTCACCAACTGCACGCTGCCTG AGCCCGAACCCTCGTGTCCGCCCAATACGTTTGTGTGCAACAACAGTGTGTGCGTTGAGCACAGCCGAGTGTGTGACTTCAGCGATGACTGCGGGGACTGGTCTGATGAGAGAAACTGTG AGCGACAGGGTGTGGTTGAGCGCTGCAGCTTTGAACAAGGCCTTTGTTTCTGGGAGAAGAACGAGGTGGACACAGCTGCGGTTGGGTGGACGCATCACAGAGGACAGGAAGCGTGGCCCAAACACGGGCCTCCCAGGGATCACACCTACAACTCTGACGCAG GTCACTACGCCGTGCCGGGGAACCTGATTGAGAACAGCGAAACATCAGAGACTCTCTCCAAAACTTTGCTACCCAGCTACAACTGCACC GTGAGATTCTTCTACTTCGGCCTGGACGATGTTACGGCGAGGCTGACGGCGCGGTCCAGGACGCTGCGTTCTGGCAGTGGGGACGCTTTGTTGTGGTGCTGGGAAAACTCACAGAGCTTCAGCTGGCGGAGGGCAGAGGTCACGTTCTCCTCCTCGGTCAACAGCAAG ATTGTGTTCAGGTACGAGCGCGGGGACGGTCTCGGAGGGCTGGTCGCGCTGGACGACGTCTCCTTCTCAAGGGAGTGTCTCTTCGACCCCGACAACAACAAACTTCCCGACCCGTCCACCACCTCCGCCCCGCCCACCTCTGCTACTGCACCCTGTCAG GATGGCGAGTTCCTCTGCTGGCGGTCACCTGATAAAGTCTGCATCCCGGCAGCTCTACGGTGCGACTACCATCCAGACTGCCCGCAGGCGGAGGACGAGGATGGTTGCG GTGGGTGCACGTTTGAGAGGGACCAGTGCGAGTGGACAGACACCAGTGATGGACACGGCCGgtggcagagacagagagccaGTAACGACACCGAGCCTCCCACCGATCACACTGCAGGGACAG GCTACTACATGAGAGTGAATTTGAGTCGGGAGTCCACACAGACTAAGGCCCGACTGCAGAGTCCCCCACTcgccccttcctccctctaCTGCCAGATTCT GTTTCACTTCCACATAAGTGAAGCGAGTTCTGGGTCACTCAGAGTGCTTATGCAGCAAGCTGACGGGAGTGAAGCAATCCTTTGGACACGCAGTCACAACACTGGCGCCGATTGGACCCCAGAGCGTGTGCCTGTAGGCCGGCACCAGCAGCCGTATCAG GTTTGGTTCAGCGCGCTCAACGCCGCTGCTGTGGACGACATCTCTTTCATCAACTGTGAAATATCCTACCCGCCGCCGG CTCTGGCGGCCGGTGGCTGCTCTTTTGAAGACGGGCTGTGTGTTTGGGTCCAGGGGGCCGAAGATGAGCTGGACTGGCTCAGCAATTCTGGACCCACAGAAACGCCCAACACCGGGCCTGCAGGAGACCACACCACCGGCAAAG gtaaatacatttacatcaaAAGTTCCCGGCCAAGTGTGAAGGGAAACGTGGCCCAGCTGAAGTCCACGCTGCTGCCGCCTGCTGGGGACCAAGGATACTGTTTCACCTTTTGGTACCACATGTTCGGAGCTACTGCCGGCTCCTTGAGGATGCTTCTACTAACGGCTGAACCTTTGAAGAAAACATTG GTTTGGCAAAACTCAGGAAATCAAGGGGATGAGTGGCTGCGAGTGCAGAGCCACGTGACCTTGCAGAATGTCCACCAAGTGATCCTGGAAGCCACTGTGGGGGGAGAAGCAGGAGACATTGCAATCGATGACATCTCTCTCGTCGGTGGACCATGTCCTGCGTctg ACGCCTGTGACTTCGAGGAGGGGAGCTGCGGCTGGCAGCAGGGGACCACCGATGACTTTGACTGGGTCAGAATGTCAGGCTCCACCCACAACCCCAACACGGGGCCGGAGAGCgaccacaccaccaacaccccCGCGGGCCACTACTACTGCCTGCCCTCCTCCGCTGCCGACGGCGCGGGACAGACGGCCAAAATGTCGTCTCCACTGTACCCAGCGG GCAAAGGAGCTTGCTTGCAGCTTTGGTACCACATGTACGGCAGAGGAACGGGGCTGCTGAACGTCTACCAGCAGAGTGAAGAAGGGAAGCGAGCTCTGATCTTCTCTCAGACAGGAGACCAGGGTCGGCTCTGGAGGTTTGCTCAGGCCTCCCTTCTGCCCCGGGTTCAGCCTTACAGG ATCGTGGTGGAAGGCGTGAAGGCCGGCCCCACCCAGGAGGGAGACATGGCTTTTGACGACGTACAGCTCACAGACACTCAATGTCCTCCTCCGGGACACTGCGACTTTGAGAGCAACTGGTGCAGCTGGAGCAACCTGGGGGGGGGAGTCGACCAGGGGGACTGGCTCCGTGGTAGAGGAGCCTCCCCGAACCCCAACACGGGGCCCAGCGTCGACCACACCACCAACTCGACACACG GTTTCTATCTGTACGTGGACAGCTCCGTGGGCGAGTGGGGAGACTTGTCCTTCCTGGTCAGCGAAGTGTTCCAGCCGTCCCCCAGAGGTCACTGTCTGACCTTCTGGTACCACATGTACGGCAGCCACGTCGGGACTCTCAGAGTTTACATAAATGACAG AAAAACACACGCTGGTGACAACGAAGAAGGGATTCTGAAGTGGATTGAGACAGGAAACAGAGGGGACGAGTGGCAGGAGGCCAGCGTCACTGTTAAACATAgtgaagcattctgg tttgtgtttgtttatcagCGGGGTATGAATACAGGTGGGGATGTTTCCCTTGACGACATCACTATCCTCCCTGGAGGCTGCTACTCGGAGCCCCCCATTGACCCGCCTGAGGACAATAGTG acacgTTGTCTGTGGGTATGGCTGTTGGTCTGACTCTGCTGGCTGGACTCTTCATCTCCGTCTTCCTCTTCGTGCTGAACAGAAACTTGAGTAAAAT GGAACATCCGACAATTATAACCAGCGACGCACGTGAAGACAACTCTGCGTTGGACCTCGTCGCGGGCAGAATAGAT ggGACTCAAGGTGGAACTGAATCACACCTCTCCTTCTTCAACCGTCTGTATAATCCATCTCCAGCTGTGACTGACACCACAGTAGCTCCATCTGATGCTTAG